ACCTGTTCGGCGCGGGGGTCCTCGGCGTCACGGGCGGTCAGCTCGGCCGTCTTCGCTCGGAGCACCTCCCACAGCTCGGCGAGGGACTCCGGGGTCAGCCGGGGCATCAGGTCGCTGACGCCCGACGGTTCCTGCCACTCCTCACTCAGCCGGCCGCTGGCCAGGTCCGCCTCGTGGCGGTCCAGGGACTGCTGGAGGTGCTCGACCTGGCGGCGGCGCAGGACGCTGAGGATCACGCTGCCGCCGGGGCTGCGGTGCATCGCCTCATTGCTCCACGAGGTGACGTCGTGCAGGGATTTCCAGCGGCGTTCCCGGCTGTCGCGGTGGTCGGCCTCGGCGACGAACGCGTACTTGGCGAGCACGCGCAGGTGGTAGCTGGTGGAGGCCGAGGACTCCCCCGTCCTGACCGCGAGCTCGCTGGCGGTGGCCGGGCCGTGCTGCCGCAGCAGTCCGAGCAGGGTGAGGCGCAGGGGGTGGGTGAGGGCCTTGAGAGCGGCCCCGTCCTGTACCGGATCGAGTACGCGACCTCTGTCTTCGCTGTCCATGGCAGCAGCGTAGGACGACAGGGGCACTTTCCCAAAGAGTTTTTGCAGAATATCTTTGGGAAAGGTGGGGACCGGATGTCAGCCCTCCTCCCCGGCCGCTCGCCGCGCCCGCAGCACCTCGATCACGTCCCGGCACCAGTCGCGGTTGGCCCGTTCGAAGTCCCGCCCGCGGCGGCAGGTGAGATACGGGCCGACGCGAGCCCCGCGGAGCAGGAACTCCGCCTCGTCCAGGCCGCCGCGCATCCTGCGCAACTGCTCCTCGAACAGCGCGGCCTTGGCCTCGGCGAAGGCGTACCGCTCGGTGAGCCGCTCGATCAGTACGCCGGTGCCGAGATGGTCGGCCGCCTGGACCTGGACCAGCAGGTCCTCCCGCAGGAACGCGGGCTTGGCAGCGGTGGACGCGAAGCTCTCCAGCTCGGCCAGCCCCTCCCGGGTGACGCGGAACAGCCGCTTGTTGGGACGCCCCTCCTGGACGACCTCGCGCCCGGCGACCAGACCCTCCTTCTCCAGCCTGGCCAGCTCCGCGTAGACCTGCTGCGGCAGGGCGTGCCAGAAGTTCGCGACACCCGCCGCGAACGCCTTCGTCACCTGATAGCCGCTCAGCTCCTCGTCGAGCAGCGCCGCCAGCACCGCATGGCGCAACGCCATCGGACCGCCTCCCTCTCAGCCGGGCCGGAGCAGATCCCCGTCCACCCCTGTCCGGAACGCCGGCCCTCATGATAGTCATGAAAATGACTAGTCACTTTCATGACTATGCGGCGCTCCTCAGCAAGGGCGCGCGCCTCATCGAGGAGGACACATGACCACCGCAGTGGACCGCTTCCGCACCGCCGTCGACAACCGCGACCTCGGCGCCCTGGACGATCTGTTCACCGAGGACATCCGGCTCTACAGCCCGGTGAAATTCACCCCGTTCGAGGGCCGGCCGGCGGTACTGGGGCTGTTCGGCGTCCTGCTGCGCACCTTCGAGGACTTCCGGTACGTCGGCGAGTTCGCGGGCGCCTCGCAGACGAGCGCCGACGGGAGCGAGGCCCCGTCGGCGGTCCTGCTCTTCAGGGCGACGGTCGCGGGCAAGGAGATCCACGGCATCGACCTGGTGCACCTGGACGAGGACGGACGCATCAAGGAGTTCACCGTGATGGTCCGACCCGCCTCCGCCGTCCAGGCGCTGGGCGAGGCGGTGCTCGCCGGACTGGTCGCCGACGGTCTCGCCCCCGCCCCGTAGAACCCGGGACTCAGCTCGCCCGCGCCGCCTCCAGGGCGTCCGCGACCAGGCCCAGGAAGCGGGCGTGGTCGCGGGGCCCGTAGAGGGGCTCGGGGTTCCAGGGGACGACGGGCGTCGGCGTGCCCTCACTCCCCCGCAGCTCTTCCAGGGGCGCGGCGTGTGCGCGGATGTCGGTCAGGATCACTTCGGGGCGCAGCGCGAAGGTGTCGGCGCGGTCGAGCGTGGACCAGTTGGCCCCCGGCCCCTCGGCGGGCTCCACGAGCCGGACGCCCAGTTCGGTGAGGACCCGCAGCTCGGGCCACATCCTGGGGCGTGCGACATGGGCCTGGTCCGGGCCGGCCGGGGAGAGGGCGAGCACCCGGGGCGCGTCGGCGGATGTGGCGGCGACGACGGTGCGCAGCCGCTCCCGGGCGGCGTCGAGGTCCTGGTCGGCGTCCGGTCGCCCGGGGGCACCGAGCGAGCGGGCCAGTTCGGCGAACCGGTCGCCGATCTCGCCGAACGTACGGGCCTGGCTGACGTCGAGGACGACCACCGGGACCCGCTCCTCCAGGGGCTTGGCCGTCTCGGGGGCCAACCCGTAGACATGGCCGCCGCCGTAGCTGACGGCCACCACGAGGTCCGGCTCGGCACTAAGCAGCCGCTCGACGTCCAGGGCGCTGCCCGCACCCACGTACGCGACGTCGGTGAGCGGCAGGCTCCCGGTCTTCGCCGTGTCGGGGCCGGGTCCGTCGTGGTCGGAGCCGAAGATCGCCACCGGCCGGATCCCGAGGTCCCACAGGGTCGCCCCGGCCTGGACGTAGGCCAGCACCCGTCCGGGCGGCAGGGGCGCCGTCGACTGCTGACCCCGGTCGTCGGAGAACCGCCATTCGCTCTGGTCCGTCACGTCACACACGCCCCTCTGCCGCCGACTGCCGTTCCACTCGTACGAGTTCGCACACGTGTACCTGCCCACCTCCTCATCGCCACACCCCTCTGGGCGTCGAATAGACGGCCCGCCGGCGGGGGCGGGCACAACAGGCGCGTGAAGTCACCGAGTGTTAGAAGTAAGTCACTCCCAGTTATCGGGCGGCGTCCCTGCCGGCCCCTTCCGGACGGAGTCGACTCCCCATGCGCGCGAACCTTGTGAAGGCAGTCCTGGCCGTCGGCATCGGCGCTTCGCTCTGCGCGGCTTCGGCGGACACGCCGGCCGCCGCCACGACGACCGCCACGGCACGCACGGTGACGGAAACGACGAGGGCGGCGCCCTGTCCCGTGGTCGACGTACTGGTCCTCTACACACCGAAGGCCGCGCGGCAGGTGGGCGGCGAGCACCGGGTGCCCGCCTCGGCCCAGCGGATCGCGACCCGGATGAACCGGTCCCTGGCGGGTGGCGGACTCTGCGGGATCATCCGCGTCGTCCACCCGCACACCGTGACCGGTTACCAGGGGCCGGAGGAGTTCCGTTCCGCGCACGCACTCCTCAAGGACCACACTTCGGCGGGGGTCGGACGCCATGCGCACGAACAGCGGGCGCGGTACGGAGCCGATCTGGTCACGCTGATCGTGGACCGGCCGGAGCGGGGCGGCGGCACGGCGGACTACACGCCCGCCCTGGACAGCTCCACGGACGAGTACGCCTACGCGGTCGTCGACGTGGACGGGATCGGCCTGGATTCGGCGAGCCACGAGATCGGCCACAACCTCGGCCTCGCCCACGACCGTACGACGCTGGCGGGCAACCCGGACGGATCGATGAGCGTGAGCCGGAACCGCCCGTACAACACCGGGTGGGTCACCGAGGACGGCAAGCGCTACACGATCATGGCGTACCGCTCCGCGTGCGGGGGCCACTGCCGCCGTATCAGCCGGTTCTCCAGCGCGACGGGGACGTGGCGGGGCCACCGGCTGGGCGACGCGGAGAACGACGGCGTACGGGTGCTGCGCGAGACCATGCCGATCGTCGCCGGGTACCGCACCAGGAGCTGAGCCGAGGGAGGCGCCCGGCTCAGCCCGCGGCCGGGACGGGCCCGTCCGCGTCCCCGCCGGACGCGTCCCCGTGCACGTCGGCCTCCTTCGCGCCCGTGCCGGGTTCCCAGCGCGGTTCGGGCCGCCGCAGCTCGACGTTGAACTGGGCTCCGGCCAGCAGTGAGAGGTTGGCGAACCAGACCCAGATCAGGAAGACGACGAGCCCGGCGAGCGATCCGTACAGCCTGCTGTAGCTGCCGACCTGGGTCGCGTAGAGGGCGAACAGCGCCGATGCGGTGAGCCAGCAGACCGCGGCGAGTACCCCGCCGGGCAGGCCCCGGCGGACGCCCCGCGCGGAGCGGGGGCCGGTGCTGAAGAGGACCATGATCAGGCAGGCGACGAGGAAGACCAGCAGCGGCCACTTCAGCGCCGCCCACAGGGTTTCCCCCTCGTGCGGCAGGCCGATGCGACGGCCGAGCCAGCGGGCCAGCGGGCCGGTCATGACGAGGGCGAAGGCACTGGTCATCAGGAGGAGGAGCAGGCCGATCGCCGAGACGGCGATGATGTGCGCCTGGCGCAGGGGCGGGCGGTTGTCCCGGACGCCGTGCATCGCGTGCATCGCCCGGCGGAAGACCGCGAGATAGCTGCACGCGGACCAGACGGCGCTCACGGACCCGGTCGCGACGAGCAGCCAGACGGCGGAGCGCTGCTCGGTGGCCGCCTCCAACGGCCTGCGCAGCGCCTCCCCGGACTCTGCGGGCGCGAACGCCGTGATGTCGGAGATCAGGGCGCTGGTCGCGTCGGGGTTGGCGAGGCCGATCACGGACACGGTGACCAGGAGCGCCGGGAGCAGGGCGAGGATGGCGTAGTACGTCAGGGCGGCGGCCCAGTCGGTGATGTCGTCGTTCCACAGCGAGACCGGGGTACGGCGCAGAGCGGTGAGCCAGGGGCGGGGCGGTGCGGCGTGCCCGTCGGTGGGGGCGGTGCTGTCCGCGGCGGACGCGATCTGGGTGGGCAAGCTGGCACTCCGGGGACGTGGGTGGCTGCGGCGACCGGGGTGACCTGCCCGTTCCCGGGCGTGCCGACCCCACTCGATCCTCTCCTGCCACGTCGCGGCCGGGGCACACCTGGGGGTGTGCCGACAGCCGGCGGCCGGTCAGTCGTTGACGGCGGTGAGCAGCACCACGGCGTCGCTGAGCGCCAGCAGCCCGTGCCGTTCCTGCGGGATCGGGTGCAGGGTCCCGGCAGGCAGTTCCGTGTCGCCGGACGCCGCGGTGAGGCGGACGCCGCCGCGCAGGACGAGGAGCGAGGCGGCGGGCGGCGCGTTGTGCTCGTCGAGCGCGGTCCCCTCGGTGAGGGCGATCACCGTCTGCCGCAAGGGGGGCTCCTGGAGCACGAGGTGGGCGCTGCGGCCGTGCGCGGAGGCGCGGGCGGCGGTCAGATGTTCCTCGGCGAGTGCGTTGAGGTCGTCCATGTGCCCCACTGTGCCGCAGCCGCACGCGCCCCGCGATCCTGGCGGGCCCCGACGGCGGCGGATGGACCGGCGGTCCGGACTCGCCGGGGCGCCTGCGCCGTGGAGCCCCGGACCACCAGCTCCGGCTCGAACAGCAGCTCGTCCGGCGGGAGCGATCCTCCCTGGATGCCCGCGCAGAGCAGTTCCACGGCGGCCCGGCCCATGGCCTCGATGGGCTGGCGGATGGTGGTGAGCGGGGGTTCGGTGCAGTTCATGAACGCCGAGTCGTCGTAGCCGACGACGGAGATGTCGGACGGGACGCCGAGGCCGCGCCTGCGGGCGGCGCGGACGGCGCCGAGCGCCAGGGGATCGCTGGCGCAGACGATGCCGGTGACGCCCCGCTCCAGCAGCCGGGAGGCCGCCGCCTGGCCGCCCTCCAGGGAGAACATCGAGCGCTCGACGTGCGCCTCGGCCAGCTCACCGCCGGTGGCCGACGCGACGGAGCGGGCCGCGGCGAGTTTGCGGCGGGAGGGCACATGGTCGGAGGGGCCCATCACGACACCGATGCGCTCGTGGCCGAGGGAGGCCAGATGGCGCCAGGCCCGCTCGATCGCGACGGCGTCGTCGCAGGAGACGCAGGGGAAGTCCAGCCCCTCTATGGGGGCGTTGATCAGCACGACGGGGATACGGCGCTCGGCGAGCCGGTGGTAGTGCTCGTGGGCCTCGTCGGCCTGGGCGAACAGCCCGCCGGCGAAGACCACCCCGGAGACCTGCTGCTGGAGCAGGAGGTCCACGTAGTCCGCCTCGGACACCCCGCCCTTGGTCTGGGTGCAGAGGACGGGGGTCAGCCCCTGCTGGGCGAGGGCGCCGCCGATCACCTCGGCGAAGGCGGGGAAGATCGGGTTCTGCAGTTCGGGCAGGACGAGGCCGACGAGCCGGGCGCGCTCGCCCCGCAGTCGGGTGGGGCGCTCGTAGCCGAGGACGTCCAGGGCCGTCAGCACGGACTGCCGGGTGGTCCGGGACACCCCGGGCTTGCCGTTGAGCACCCGGCTCACCGTGGCTTCACTGACCCCGACCTTCTTGGCCACCTGAGCAAGTCGTCGCGTCATGCCGCAAGGTTAACGCAATCAGCGCAAACAATTGACTTATCAACGCAAGTGATGCACGCAGAGGAGGCGCTTCCCAGCCATCGGGAAGCACCCCCCTTGCGATCACTCCGCGCCGTCTCTCCGCGCCGTCTCTCCGCGGGAGGACGAGCCCTCCCGGGTCACGGGTTGATATTGATCTTGAACCCGGGTGCGGTGTTCCTGATGTCCTGGGCGTTGTCGCTGAACTTCAGTCCGTTGAAGGTGACTTCACCGACGGCCGGGCCCTGCCCGGCCTCCGGCATCTCGTTGGCCCACAGCCCGAAGCCGGACTTGGCGTCGAACGCGTCACCGCTCTTGCGCGCCCCTGAGACGGAGATGTCGCTGAGCACGGTGTCCTTGATCGGGAACTGGGGCTGTCCGCCGACGTAGTTCGTCTGGAACATGATCCCGCTGTAGGTGGGGTCGACGATGTCCACGTTGTCGATGCGGATGCCCTGGAAGACCTTCGACGCCGAGAACAGCCAGATGCCGGGGAAGGTCTGCGATCCCCAGAAGTGCCCGCCCGCGCGCACGATCGAGACGTTCTCGATCGTCGTCGGTTCGCTGCCGAATCCGTTCATCGGGTAGCCGAAGTCCAGCGAGCTGACCGTGATACCGGAGTACACCAGGGTGTCGGCGATGTGGATGTTGCGGAACGTGTTGTCGTACCCGCCGTAGACGGCGATGCCCGCCGCACGCCAGGTGAGAATCGAGGTCAGGTTCTCGTAGACGTTGTTCTTCATGTCCGCTCCCCCGGCGTCGATCGCCGAGAAGAGCGCGAAGCTGTCGTCACCGGTGGCCCGCGCCTCGTTGTTGGTCACGAGGTTGTCGGTGGACCCGTTGGTCATGTTGACGCCGTCGGCGAACATGTTGCGGATCCGGGAGTTCTTGATGGTGATGCGGTCGGTGTTCGCGCCCCAGTAGAGGCACACCATGTGCTCGTTCCAGATGTTGTCGATCACGACGTCCGAGACGTTCGAGAAGTCGAAGACCTTGCCCGGCCCGTCGATCCGTGACGTGTAGTTGCCGAAGTACGCGAAGTTCGCGAACGACGACCCCTTGGCGCCGGCCTCGGCCCGGAAGCCGACGTCCGTGTTGTCCTGCGTCGCCGGGGCGTTGAAGCGGGTGTACCAGGGTCCGGCCCCGACGACCTTCACGGCCTTGCCGTAGACCTGGAACTTGCTCGCCGTCCTGTACTCCCCCGCCGGGAGGTAGACGCCCACCAGGGTGCCGGTAGTGTCCATGCGGACCTTGTCCAGGGCGTTCTGGACGTCCTGGTGGGTGAAGCCGGCCGGCACCGTGTACGTGGCGGGGTTCGGGTTGGCGACCGGGGCGACCTGCTCCAGGTTGATGAAGTCGATCGCGTACGTGGAGGTGTTGGCGCTGTCCTTCTGGAGCCGGATCTTCGACCCCGCCGGGACGGTCCTGCCCAGCATCACGTTCGCCTCGTCGTAGATGTGACGGGGCGCCCCGGAGCCCGGGGAGTTGCCGGGAGCGGTCTCGTTCCCGTACAGCCAGGCGTACTTCGAGGTGAGGTCGATCGCCTTGAGGAAGACGCCGTCGACGTAGACGTTCAGCGTGGAGTCGATGCCGCCGCCGCCCGGGGCGTCGGGGACGGAGAACCGGGTGACCAGGGTGTTGGTGGAGGCCCGGGTGGTGAACTCGACGTAGTCGCCGGTGTTGTCAAGGGTGACGGCCTTGCGGCCGGATGCCTCGCCCGCGATGTCGCCGACGGTCCGGTTCGGGCCGACGACCCGGGCGCCGCCGCCGGTCGTGCCGTCCTCCGCCTCGTACATGTCGTAGGGCATGCTCGCGCCGCGTCCGATGAAGAGGGCCTGGGTGGAGGTGTTGTTCCCGCGCTTGACCGGGAGTTCGTTGGCGTCGGCCGCGATCACGGTCCGTACGGAGTAGGAGCCGTTGGCGGCGGTCCAGGTGCCCAGCGGGACCGGTGCGGTGGTGGTGCCCGCCGCGATGGCCCCGTTGTGGGCCCCGGTAAGGGTCTTCACCGTGGCGCCCTTGCTGTCGACGAGGGCCAGCGTGATGCCGTGCGCACCGCTCGCCGAGGCCACCGTGCCCTGGTTCTTGAGGGCGACGGAGAAGGCCACCGTGTCGCCGGCGGAGGCGGCCGACGGCGTGGTGGTGACCGCGGCGGCCACGAGGTCGGAGCTGGAGACCGGCTTCACGACCAGCGGGGAGGCGCTGGTGTACGTGTTGTCGGTCTCGTTCTGCTCGATGACCTCACCCGCCGGGTCGGCGACCGCGCTCAACTCGTAACTCCCCGCGTTCCGCGCCCCGACGGAGGCGGTCACCTGGGTGGAGGCGCTCGACGCCAGGGCGCCGACCGAGGCGGTGGCGACCTTGGTGGAGCCGAGCCGGAGCTCGACCTTGCTCGCCGGGGCGGCGAGCGCTCCGGCGTTGCGGACGGTCGCGGTCAGGGTGATCTCGTCCGTCTCCACCGGGGCGGCGGGGGCGGCGCTGACACCGGTGACCTGGAGATCGGGGTTGGCCGCCGGGGCGCCCAGGACCTGGAATTCGGCGACCTGGCCGGCGCCGGAGCCGCTGTTGGCGGTGAACTTCAGCCGGACGTCCGCGACGCGGGCGGAGACCGGGATGAACACCGCGTTGCCGGACGCGGGGCTGAAGGCGTAATCCTTGGCGGCGGAGAGGGAGTTGAAGGAGGAGGAGCTCTGCTCCCGGCCGAGCACCTCGATGCGCTGCGTGCGCGGTCCCCAACTGCTGTCGGGGTTGAGCTTGACGACGACGCTCTCGGTATCGGCGTTGGAACCGAGCTTCACGGTGAGCGTGTTGGGGTAACTGCCGAACGCACCCTCCCAGTAGGTGGAGGTGCTGTTGTCGTTGGCGTTCTCGGCGACGTAGGTGTGGACCACGGAGGAGGCAGTGATCGGCTTGTTCACGGCGAGGTTGGACGCGGAACCGCTCTGCCCGTCGCGGGTGACGGTGTTGCTGTTGGCCGAGACGTTGCCCGCCGCGTCCTTGGCGCGGACGAAGTAGCTGACGCTCCGGCCGGCCGGACGGGTGTCGGTGTACGTGGTGACGTCACCGGCCACGCCGGTGAGCAGCGTGTCGTTCGCGTAGACGTCGTAGCCCGTGACGCCCTTGTCGTCCGTCGACGCCTTCCAGGTCAGCCGGATCTGGCCGG
This sequence is a window from Streptomyces parvus. Protein-coding genes within it:
- a CDS encoding nuclear transport factor 2 family protein; the encoded protein is MTTAVDRFRTAVDNRDLGALDDLFTEDIRLYSPVKFTPFEGRPAVLGLFGVLLRTFEDFRYVGEFAGASQTSADGSEAPSAVLLFRATVAGKEIHGIDLVHLDEDGRIKEFTVMVRPASAVQALGEAVLAGLVADGLAPAP
- a CDS encoding M12 family metallo-peptidase; this encodes MRANLVKAVLAVGIGASLCAASADTPAAATTTATARTVTETTRAAPCPVVDVLVLYTPKAARQVGGEHRVPASAQRIATRMNRSLAGGGLCGIIRVVHPHTVTGYQGPEEFRSAHALLKDHTSAGVGRHAHEQRARYGADLVTLIVDRPERGGGTADYTPALDSSTDEYAYAVVDVDGIGLDSASHEIGHNLGLAHDRTTLAGNPDGSMSVSRNRPYNTGWVTEDGKRYTIMAYRSACGGHCRRISRFSSATGTWRGHRLGDAENDGVRVLRETMPIVAGYRTRS
- a CDS encoding ABC transporter substrate-binding protein; the encoded protein is MTDQSEWRFSDDRGQQSTAPLPPGRVLAYVQAGATLWDLGIRPVAIFGSDHDGPGPDTAKTGSLPLTDVAYVGAGSALDVERLLSAEPDLVVAVSYGGGHVYGLAPETAKPLEERVPVVVLDVSQARTFGEIGDRFAELARSLGAPGRPDADQDLDAARERLRTVVAATSADAPRVLALSPAGPDQAHVARPRMWPELRVLTELGVRLVEPAEGPGANWSTLDRADTFALRPEVILTDIRAHAAPLEELRGSEGTPTPVVPWNPEPLYGPRDHARFLGLVADALEAARAS
- a CDS encoding YihY/virulence factor BrkB family protein, translated to MPTQIASAADSTAPTDGHAAPPRPWLTALRRTPVSLWNDDITDWAAALTYYAILALLPALLVTVSVIGLANPDATSALISDITAFAPAESGEALRRPLEAATEQRSAVWLLVATGSVSAVWSACSYLAVFRRAMHAMHGVRDNRPPLRQAHIIAVSAIGLLLLLMTSAFALVMTGPLARWLGRRIGLPHEGETLWAALKWPLLVFLVACLIMVLFSTGPRSARGVRRGLPGGVLAAVCWLTASALFALYATQVGSYSRLYGSLAGLVVFLIWVWFANLSLLAGAQFNVELRRPEPRWEPGTGAKEADVHGDASGGDADGPVPAAG
- a CDS encoding helix-turn-helix domain-containing protein, which produces MDSEDRGRVLDPVQDGAALKALTHPLRLTLLGLLRQHGPATASELAVRTGESSASTSYHLRVLAKYAFVAEADHRDSRERRWKSLHDVTSWSNEAMHRSPGGSVILSVLRRRQVEHLQQSLDRHEADLASGRLSEEWQEPSGVSDLMPRLTPESLAELWEVLRAKTAELTARDAEDPRAEQVVLFTAGLPLAPEATAAGDGS
- a CDS encoding discoidin domain-containing protein; amino-acid sequence: MRAQRWRWRAISAVVTTSLLMIGIPSLAAAAADGPNLAAGRAAAASSAHAEYGAANITDGNRSTYWESAGGGLPQWVQTDLGAGTRVDEVKLTLPAGWETRTQTLSLQGSADGTSFATLKNSATYTFAPGAANEVTIAFPATLTRFVRVNITANTGWPAAQLSELEVRGAQDSSADLAAGKPLTASSSNDSQTPANANDGNRDSHWASRDDQFPQWIQADLGASLGVDRVVLRLPDGWAARSQTLKLQSSANGSDFTDLTASKAYRFDAAGGQSATISFDATTARHVRVLFTANSGAQAAQVAELEIYGPTTGDTQAPTAPTNLALTEPATGQIRLTWKASTDDKGVTGYDVYANDTLLTGVAGDVTTYTDTRPAGRSVSYFVRAKDAAGNVSANSNTVTRDGQSGSASNLAVNKPITASSVVHTYVAENANDNSTSTYWEGAFGSYPNTLTVKLGSNADTESVVVKLNPDSSWGPRTQRIEVLGREQSSSSFNSLSAAKDYAFSPASGNAVFIPVSARVADVRLKFTANSGSGAGQVAEFQVLGAPAANPDLQVTGVSAAPAAPVETDEITLTATVRNAGALAAPASKVELRLGSTKVATASVGALASSASTQVTASVGARNAGSYELSAVADPAGEVIEQNETDNTYTSASPLVVKPVSSSDLVAAAVTTTPSAASAGDTVAFSVALKNQGTVASASGAHGITLALVDSKGATVKTLTGAHNGAIAAGTTTAPVPLGTWTAANGSYSVRTVIAADANELPVKRGNNTSTQALFIGRGASMPYDMYEAEDGTTGGGARVVGPNRTVGDIAGEASGRKAVTLDNTGDYVEFTTRASTNTLVTRFSVPDAPGGGGIDSTLNVYVDGVFLKAIDLTSKYAWLYGNETAPGNSPGSGAPRHIYDEANVMLGRTVPAGSKIRLQKDSANTSTYAIDFINLEQVAPVANPNPATYTVPAGFTHQDVQNALDKVRMDTTGTLVGVYLPAGEYRTASKFQVYGKAVKVVGAGPWYTRFNAPATQDNTDVGFRAEAGAKGSSFANFAYFGNYTSRIDGPGKVFDFSNVSDVVIDNIWNEHMVCLYWGANTDRITIKNSRIRNMFADGVNMTNGSTDNLVTNNEARATGDDSFALFSAIDAGGADMKNNVYENLTSILTWRAAGIAVYGGYDNTFRNIHIADTLVYSGITVSSLDFGYPMNGFGSEPTTIENVSIVRAGGHFWGSQTFPGIWLFSASKVFQGIRIDNVDIVDPTYSGIMFQTNYVGGQPQFPIKDTVLSDISVSGARKSGDAFDAKSGFGLWANEMPEAGQGPAVGEVTFNGLKFSDNAQDIRNTAPGFKININP
- a CDS encoding PadR family transcriptional regulator, with protein sequence MALRHAVLAALLDEELSGYQVTKAFAAGVANFWHALPQQVYAELARLEKEGLVAGREVVQEGRPNKRLFRVTREGLAELESFASTAAKPAFLREDLLVQVQAADHLGTGVLIERLTERYAFAEAKAALFEEQLRRMRGGLDEAEFLLRGARVGPYLTCRRGRDFERANRDWCRDVIEVLRARRAAGEEG
- a CDS encoding cupin; this translates as MDDLNALAEEHLTAARASAHGRSAHLVLQEPPLRQTVIALTEGTALDEHNAPPAASLLVLRGGVRLTAASGDTELPAGTLHPIPQERHGLLALSDAVVLLTAVND